A part of Prolixibacteraceae bacterium genomic DNA contains:
- a CDS encoding nucleoid-associated protein, with product MQITKETYFKHLIVHKIGNKHKNEALKLSDECSPIQAEFAETLLRFFMSPFSTDEAYHFSKEISTEQRLCGIINEIFHDQDNFTRNSQDIAQYLYDICNHANIKNGELYVTYIENILLEDQVVSAVGLFKSEHKETYLRLEETAHGIKLNKEEGINPQKMDKGCVIINTEKEDGYRMFLIDKVKKNDTAKFWKETFLNATLVCDDKGLTSQYLELTRNFINDVCHAQNEVQPVEQLEIITDTMDYFSNTDSFDKKEFKDKVLKSHPDKKVLFDEYQKAWQDDNKLKLKDKFEITNNAVEKAKQRFKHVLKLDKNFHIYVHGSQKLIERGYDKKKEKYYYKLYFDQEL from the coding sequence ATGCAGATCACTAAAGAAACCTATTTCAAACACCTAATCGTTCACAAAATTGGGAACAAACATAAGAATGAAGCTTTAAAGCTTTCCGATGAATGTTCTCCTATTCAAGCAGAATTTGCTGAAACGCTATTACGTTTTTTTATGTCACCATTCTCTACGGATGAAGCCTATCATTTTTCAAAAGAAATAAGCACAGAACAACGGCTCTGTGGCATTATTAATGAGATCTTTCATGACCAAGATAATTTCACCCGAAATTCTCAGGACATCGCCCAATATTTATATGACATTTGCAATCATGCAAACATAAAAAATGGCGAACTTTATGTCACCTATATCGAAAACATTCTTCTTGAAGATCAAGTCGTATCAGCAGTAGGACTATTTAAATCAGAACACAAAGAGACTTATCTACGACTTGAAGAGACTGCCCACGGGATAAAGCTAAATAAAGAAGAAGGTATAAATCCACAAAAAATGGACAAAGGATGTGTTATCATTAATACAGAAAAAGAAGATGGCTACCGAATGTTCCTGATTGATAAGGTGAAAAAAAATGACACTGCTAAATTTTGGAAAGAGACATTTCTCAATGCAACATTAGTATGTGATGACAAAGGACTAACATCACAATATCTCGAATTGACACGAAATTTTATCAATGATGTATGTCATGCACAAAATGAAGTACAACCAGTAGAGCAATTGGAAATTATAACGGATACCATGGACTACTTTTCCAATACAGATTCTTTTGACAAAAAAGAGTTCAAGGATAAAGTATTAAAATCACATCCTGATAAAAAAGTACTATTTGATGAGTACCAAAAAGCATGGCAAGATGATAATAAATTAAAACTCAAAGATAAATTCGAAATTACCAATAATGCTGTTGAGAAAGCCAAACAACGTTTTAAGCATGTGCTAAAGTTAGACAAAAACTTCCACATCTACGTCCATGGATCTCAAAAGCTTATTGAAAGAGGTTATGATAAGAAAAAAGAGAAATATTACTACAAGCTCTATTTTGATCAAGAGTTATAA
- a CDS encoding NAD(P)H-dependent oxidoreductase, which yields MKLLEQLQWRYATKRFAPEKKISKEQLLELKEAIRLAPTSFGLQPFKVFVVQDYDIRKKLQEYAWNQPQIVECSHLLVFACKEECTRKDVDEYIQLIASVRKLPVEALNDFKEMMYGWIDKMTPEQMEEWTTRQVYLALGVALTATATMQIDACPMEGFDPIAFDEILDIRSKGYGTKVLIAIGHRSDIDHTQSMKKVRKGVDELFDENY from the coding sequence ATGAAATTACTTGAACAATTGCAATGGCGCTATGCGACCAAACGTTTTGCTCCGGAGAAAAAAATATCTAAAGAACAGTTGTTAGAATTAAAAGAAGCGATCCGGTTGGCTCCTACCTCTTTTGGTTTACAACCATTTAAGGTTTTCGTTGTACAGGATTATGATATCAGAAAGAAACTTCAAGAGTATGCTTGGAATCAACCACAAATTGTGGAGTGTTCTCATCTATTGGTTTTTGCATGTAAGGAGGAGTGTACAAGAAAAGATGTGGATGAGTATATACAATTAATTGCAAGTGTCAGAAAGTTGCCTGTTGAGGCGTTGAATGACTTTAAGGAGATGATGTATGGTTGGATTGATAAGATGACTCCAGAACAGATGGAGGAGTGGACTACTCGTCAGGTTTATTTGGCTTTAGGAGTGGCATTAACTGCTACAGCTACGATGCAGATTGATGCATGTCCTATGGAAGGTTTTGATCCTATTGCTTTTGATGAGATTCTTGATATTCGATCGAAGGGATATGGAACTAAAGTCTTGATAGCTATTGGTCACCGGTCGGATATTGATCATACGCAATCGATGAAAAAGGTACGTAAAGGAGTGGATGAACTGTTTGATGAGAACTATTAA
- a CDS encoding IS630 family transposase, whose amino-acid sequence MLDQFGIVIAITTTGDYLRRWGFTPQKLKKRAYEQNSVAVQKWLDEDYPSIARKAKAENAEIYWGDETGVKNNCNHGRSYSLKGRTAVKKSMSKKTSINLISTVTNQGKVQFMIYSGSMNSDRLIEFMTQLIKTSKKKIFLILDNLKIHQSKVVKEWLSDNKNKIELFFLPSDTPDRNPDEFLNCDLKQGLSIKPSPRTQEKLTQNVKDQMTMLKESPYRVKKYFKADSIKYAA is encoded by the coding sequence ATTCTAGATCAATTTGGTATAGTTATAGCAATAACTACTACTGGCGACTATCTACGTCGTTGGGGATTTACCCCACAAAAGCTAAAAAAGAGAGCTTATGAGCAAAACTCTGTCGCTGTTCAAAAGTGGCTAGATGAAGACTATCCCTCTATCGCAAGAAAAGCAAAAGCTGAAAATGCCGAAATATATTGGGGAGATGAAACGGGAGTAAAAAACAACTGCAATCATGGACGTAGTTATTCCCTAAAAGGGAGAACTGCTGTAAAAAAGAGTATGTCTAAAAAAACCTCTATTAACCTGATTTCTACAGTAACAAATCAAGGTAAAGTTCAATTTATGATCTACTCTGGTTCGATGAATTCAGACCGATTAATTGAATTTATGACACAACTTATAAAGACTTCTAAGAAGAAAATATTTTTGATATTAGACAATCTTAAAATACACCAAAGTAAGGTCGTAAAAGAATGGTTATCTGATAATAAGAATAAAATAGAACTCTTTTTCTTACCATCAGACACTCCTGATAGAAATCCCGATGAATTTCTGAATTGCGATTTGAAACAAGGTTTATCTATAAAGCCCTCACCTAGAACACAAGAGAAGTTAACCCAAAATGTCAAAGATCAGATGACTATGCTTAAAGAATCACCTTATAGAGTGAAAAAATACTTTAAAGCTGATAGCATTAAATACGCAGCTTAA
- a CDS encoding IS66 family transposase produces the protein MNKVDRLEKENKALKEQVQSLLAKLDIVMSEVRALSEENAMLHAKIKTLEDQLSRSKKNSGNSSFPPSRDLSTVKKNQSLRKKSNKKSGGQLGHKGMTLFQDATPTDIESHHPLAKCSCGNRLNPEDARLLCKRQVFDIPPVIEPICIEHRLYENRCSCGQIHKGAMPSNVNAPVQYGPNIRSLILSLHIEHYIPLNRISSLVEELTSYKIGDGTIDNILKHAEKVFTPLYESLRQSIEDANIVGSDETGCKIDGSKGWMWVWQNYELTFITAHRSRGYKVVEENFKDGFTNATLVSDCYASQLKTPAKHYQLCLAHLQRELIYIKQQTNNRWAQDILDLFSEAMKLKREAEEKDFPLDKEASFKTKLLELLNIDINDDQLDEIRTLRQRLIKKIDSVFTFLNHYEVPFDNNASERAMRNIKVKQNVSKGYRTEEGAQRYAMLRSITDTLKKQGKSVLNMIAYWLSCNNVNLSWE, from the coding sequence ATGAATAAAGTTGATCGTTTAGAAAAAGAAAACAAGGCATTAAAAGAGCAAGTACAATCTTTACTGGCAAAATTAGACATTGTTATGTCGGAGGTAAGAGCTTTGTCAGAAGAAAATGCGATGCTTCATGCTAAGATTAAGACTCTTGAAGATCAACTATCACGTAGCAAGAAAAATAGTGGTAATAGCAGTTTTCCTCCATCTAGAGATTTATCAACAGTAAAGAAGAACCAATCTCTTCGCAAGAAATCTAATAAAAAATCAGGAGGTCAACTTGGTCATAAAGGCATGACTTTATTTCAAGATGCCACACCGACCGATATCGAATCTCATCATCCTTTAGCTAAGTGTAGTTGTGGAAATAGACTGAATCCTGAGGATGCTAGGTTGCTATGCAAGCGTCAAGTTTTTGATATCCCCCCTGTTATTGAACCTATATGTATTGAGCATCGTCTTTATGAGAATAGATGCAGTTGTGGACAAATCCATAAAGGAGCTATGCCATCCAATGTTAATGCACCAGTTCAATATGGTCCCAACATACGTTCGCTAATTCTTAGTCTGCATATAGAGCACTATATCCCTTTAAATCGGATTAGTTCGCTAGTAGAAGAGCTGACTTCCTATAAAATAGGAGATGGAACTATTGACAATATTTTAAAACATGCAGAAAAGGTATTCACTCCCCTATATGAATCTCTACGTCAATCTATTGAAGATGCCAATATAGTTGGATCTGATGAAACAGGTTGTAAAATAGATGGCAGTAAAGGATGGATGTGGGTTTGGCAAAATTATGAACTAACTTTTATCACAGCACATAGATCTAGAGGGTATAAAGTTGTGGAAGAAAATTTCAAAGATGGATTTACTAATGCTACTTTAGTAAGTGACTGCTATGCTTCTCAACTAAAGACCCCTGCCAAACATTATCAACTATGTCTAGCTCATTTACAACGCGAATTAATCTACATAAAGCAACAGACCAATAATAGATGGGCACAAGATATATTAGATCTCTTTTCAGAAGCCATGAAATTAAAACGGGAAGCTGAAGAAAAAGATTTCCCACTAGATAAGGAAGCATCATTTAAGACCAAATTATTAGAACTTCTGAATATCGACATAAATGACGATCAGCTCGATGAAATCAGAACATTACGACAACGATTAATAAAGAAAATCGATAGTGTGTTTACTTTCTTAAATCATTATGAAGTACCGTTTGATAATAATGCTTCGGAAAGAGCAATGCGTAACATCAAGGTAAAACAGAATGTGTCTAAGGGATATCGCACAGAAGAAGGGGCGCAGAGGTATGCCATGTTGCGATCTATAACCGACACATTAAAGAAACAAGGAAAGAGTGTTCTGAACATGATCGCATATTGGCTATCATGCAATAATGTTAACTTAAGCTGGGAATAG
- a CDS encoding IS1380 family transposase, which translates to MSTITKIGISRSKLSDRAGLSLIMNFIKNIGFYSLVSNKFLSKIAYSGYGLTLESFFCQMVAHFIDGTHSSICSFDRKKLSASYAPVIGIEKNELASSFQIKRFIVKLSQLSNSELSEILNELFIWRLLHEKPKVIVLGVDTMVMDNNYSEKKEDNKPTYKKVKGFQPLHISWENSLIDVLFRPGNHHSNHGNDYTERVKHIVDLIRSRYSESVPIIVCSDSGFLDEKAFNFFDQLNISFITTGKMYKDITSELEHIKRGDCEKYTNGTLQWDLYDFGNKLKSWSKFWRCIATSLSREEDGQRVLDLSGPDNLIYTNIGKNKISDERFKKVDMSDILTAKGIVQLSHHRGADELIHRSLKELATTESLPFKKFNQNKVYYYILAMSHSLFEAYKNDISYDKISAKAYPNTFRRKLIDFAGEIVEGGRNTTLRIAKEVQEEL; encoded by the coding sequence ATGTCAACGATAACAAAAATAGGTATTTCACGCTCCAAATTATCAGATCGAGCTGGACTATCACTGATTATGAATTTTATTAAAAACATTGGATTCTATTCCCTAGTATCAAACAAGTTTCTATCAAAGATCGCCTACAGTGGGTATGGTTTAACATTGGAATCATTTTTTTGTCAAATGGTCGCACATTTTATTGATGGAACTCACAGTTCAATCTGTTCCTTTGATAGAAAAAAACTCAGTGCATCATACGCACCCGTTATTGGTATTGAGAAGAATGAATTAGCCTCTAGTTTTCAAATAAAACGATTCATAGTAAAACTGTCACAACTATCAAACAGTGAACTGTCTGAGATTCTAAATGAACTCTTTATTTGGCGATTACTACATGAAAAGCCTAAGGTTATTGTTCTTGGGGTAGACACAATGGTAATGGACAACAATTATTCAGAGAAGAAAGAAGACAATAAACCGACGTATAAAAAAGTAAAAGGTTTTCAACCTCTTCATATATCATGGGAGAACTCCCTTATAGATGTCCTATTTCGTCCTGGTAATCACCACTCTAATCATGGCAATGACTATACCGAGAGAGTAAAACATATTGTAGATTTGATTAGATCTCGTTATAGCGAATCTGTCCCTATAATCGTTTGTTCAGATAGTGGTTTTCTAGATGAAAAAGCATTCAACTTTTTTGATCAGTTGAATATCTCTTTCATTACAACAGGAAAAATGTATAAAGACATAACCTCTGAACTAGAACACATTAAACGAGGTGATTGTGAGAAATATACTAATGGAACGTTACAATGGGATCTCTATGATTTTGGCAATAAATTAAAGAGCTGGAGTAAGTTTTGGCGCTGCATCGCAACTTCATTGTCTCGAGAAGAAGATGGTCAGAGGGTATTAGATCTGTCAGGTCCTGACAATCTGATTTACACCAATATTGGAAAAAATAAAATCTCAGACGAACGATTTAAAAAAGTAGATATGAGTGATATTTTAACTGCGAAAGGTATAGTTCAGTTATCTCACCATAGAGGTGCAGACGAATTGATTCATCGTAGCCTAAAAGAGTTGGCTACTACTGAATCATTGCCATTTAAGAAATTTAATCAGAATAAGGTCTATTACTATATTCTGGCAATGAGTCATTCACTTTTTGAGGCTTATAAGAATGACATTTCCTACGATAAAATATCGGCCAAAGCATATCCAAATACATTTAGAAGAAAATTAATCGATTTTGCTGGTGAAATTGTTGAAGGAGGAAGAAATACAACTTTAAGAATCGCAAAAGAGGTACAAGAAGAATTGTAA
- a CDS encoding DUF4465 domain-containing protein yields the protein MEEGDSFAKKFGGDQGTDPDWFLLTAEGVDEKGDLISTTSFYLADFRFKDDTKDYIVKDWQWFDLTSLGEVAKVRFKVTSSDVGGYGMNTPAYFCIDNIDEPRLQYVGNYEVVELNGLSTEIDLETWFNDLNGSPITTRVISMPKGTNASIEDNLLTLQRDVKGAVNGQLVIMAVCEKMSKMVTIDIKSEVASDVSDFVTKKSLTLYPNPASHMITVEGILSIESHSYKIVDIQGAVVKQGALDSNNQIDIQNLISGVYFIVLDQEKEYLKFMKK from the coding sequence ATGGAAGAAGGAGATTCTTTTGCTAAGAAATTTGGAGGAGATCAAGGAACTGACCCCGATTGGTTTTTATTGACCGCAGAAGGGGTTGATGAAAAAGGAGACCTGATAAGTACAACTTCTTTTTATTTAGCTGACTTTCGTTTTAAAGATGATACTAAAGATTATATTGTTAAAGATTGGCAGTGGTTTGATTTAACCTCACTGGGCGAAGTTGCAAAAGTTCGATTTAAGGTAACCTCTTCTGATGTGGGAGGGTATGGAATGAATACTCCAGCATATTTCTGTATAGATAATATAGATGAGCCTAGATTGCAATATGTCGGGAATTATGAGGTTGTCGAGTTAAATGGCTTGAGCACTGAGATTGATTTAGAGACATGGTTTAATGATCTGAACGGTTCACCTATTACTACTCGTGTGATCTCGATGCCAAAAGGGACTAATGCATCCATTGAAGATAATCTTTTAACTCTTCAACGTGACGTAAAAGGTGCTGTTAATGGGCAACTCGTTATTATGGCTGTTTGTGAGAAGATGTCGAAAATGGTAACCATTGATATAAAGTCTGAAGTTGCATCAGATGTTTCAGATTTCGTGACTAAAAAGTCGCTGACTCTATATCCTAATCCTGCTTCTCATATGATTACAGTTGAAGGCATTTTATCTATTGAAAGTCATTCATACAAGATCGTTGATATTCAGGGTGCTGTAGTTAAACAAGGTGCTTTGGACTCTAATAATCAAATTGACATACAGAATTTAATTTCTGGTGTATATTTTATTGTATTAGATCAAGAGAAAGAGTATTTGAAATTTATGAAGAAATAA
- a CDS encoding ISL3 family transposase produces the protein MYDLLASALHIESPYFIDGINLDKESQRLDVYIDFKRGSRFSHNGEDNLQVHDTRKKTWQHLSFFEYKCYLTARVPRVIKGDGNVAILDMPWEGELPGFTLLFEALLMSLISYMPVHQVAQMTGVYDDKLWKLATLYVDTAKAEEDHSDIEMIGVDETSCKKGHNYVTLFVDLKERKTVHVTEGKGAETIASFCKVIPHYHDQNKVIKSSKISHVSCDMSPSFISGIATHLPDASITFDKFHIMKIINEAVDKVRRSEAKDEECLKGNRYLFLKNKTNFTLKQQQAFKDLSISNSKLKSFRALRIRESFQDIYTYANTAEEFVCLLKQWYYWATHSRMEPIIKAANTIKRHWDGVVQWMETKINNGILEGLNSVVQTVKRRAKGFRDTKNFITMIYLVTGKLDFRKVNKHCSF, from the coding sequence ATGTACGATTTATTAGCCTCAGCCTTACATATTGAATCTCCCTATTTTATTGATGGTATTAACTTAGACAAGGAATCCCAACGTTTAGATGTTTATATCGATTTTAAGAGAGGTTCTCGTTTTAGTCACAATGGAGAGGATAACCTACAGGTGCATGATACACGAAAGAAAACATGGCAGCATTTAAGCTTCTTTGAGTATAAGTGTTATTTAACTGCACGTGTTCCCCGTGTTATAAAGGGAGATGGTAATGTTGCTATTCTTGATATGCCTTGGGAAGGTGAACTACCTGGTTTTACACTGTTGTTTGAAGCATTATTAATGTCCTTAATTTCTTATATGCCAGTTCATCAGGTTGCACAAATGACAGGTGTTTATGATGATAAGCTATGGAAGTTGGCAACTTTGTATGTCGATACAGCAAAGGCCGAAGAAGACCATTCTGATATTGAGATGATAGGGGTTGATGAGACTTCTTGTAAAAAAGGGCATAATTATGTTACTTTGTTTGTAGACCTAAAAGAACGCAAGACAGTACATGTTACTGAAGGAAAAGGGGCAGAAACTATTGCTTCTTTTTGTAAGGTTATTCCACATTATCACGACCAAAATAAAGTGATCAAATCAAGTAAAATAAGTCATGTCAGTTGTGATATGTCTCCTTCATTCATTAGTGGCATAGCAACACACCTTCCAGATGCTTCCATTACATTTGACAAGTTTCATATTATGAAGATAATCAATGAAGCAGTAGATAAGGTTAGACGATCTGAAGCAAAAGATGAAGAGTGTCTAAAGGGGAACAGGTATTTATTCTTAAAGAACAAGACAAACTTCACCTTAAAGCAACAGCAAGCCTTTAAGGATCTTTCTATATCAAACAGTAAATTAAAGAGTTTCAGAGCACTCCGAATACGTGAAAGCTTTCAGGATATTTACACATACGCTAACACGGCAGAAGAGTTTGTGTGCTTATTAAAACAATGGTATTATTGGGCAACTCACTCTAGGATGGAGCCTATCATCAAGGCTGCCAATACAATTAAAAGACATTGGGATGGCGTTGTGCAATGGATGGAAACAAAGATAAATAATGGAATATTAGAAGGTCTTAATTCTGTGGTTCAAACAGTAAAAAGAAGAGCTAAAGGATTTAGGGACACTAAAAATTTCATCACAATGATATATCTTGTTACGGGTAAATTAGATTTTAGAAAGGTGAATAAGCATTGTTCTTTTTAA
- a CDS encoding DUF4465 domain-containing protein, protein MKHFYFKKRTMCIFLCLLLSTMTTFGQQTLDYLTNNKIVAAENAVPDDWQNDLWVNKDFVELAVGDSHEIWARRLPEIIDGPISNNVQLPIYNFVIVEGNSVSVDQQGVVTANSQGKSIIKVTYNEKEAYGRHYGPVSRVNVTYVVVNVTDQSAGNIDITNDLTSSSYDTYYFSEENYILPLSVAAENATSLKVYCNGTVVSKDGEKYPLILENRANIIEVVASNGVNEKYWARVIDARKIEVDINNLSSPGQPIFLTHKVEVGFRGIVLPLPKLATFYNPCTSFGFGWGDEDKTKVIYSLDNNEVIKSNDPQLGQYALADHNKIIFNVNKVGRIVLSNGHIKEYWWGEALGEDKKYKGKISAGLGSPTRNGDFSFFPDITIDVAAPYRSVTFEDIDLEGKDHTMVATPESFKDFSKVYTSGSYSFKLFANDMNLTFPVWSGLIVTNKSDNITIGGVGNQLNSAAGGDVSGVGNYGVIYSANSGGMPHSDTKEISFEVDKAHAPHRVQGCYVTNNTYAVHSMGSFQDLMGNHIKKNNAYSPF, encoded by the coding sequence ATGAAACATTTCTACTTTAAGAAAAGAACAATGTGTATTTTCTTATGTCTATTGTTGTCGACGATGACAACTTTTGGACAACAGACATTGGATTATTTGACAAACAACAAGATTGTTGCTGCAGAAAATGCAGTGCCTGATGATTGGCAGAATGATTTGTGGGTTAATAAGGATTTTGTAGAGTTAGCCGTTGGTGATAGCCATGAGATTTGGGCAAGGAGATTGCCAGAGATTATTGATGGTCCAATTAGTAATAATGTACAACTTCCGATCTATAATTTTGTAATCGTCGAAGGGAATAGTGTATCTGTTGATCAACAAGGTGTGGTTACTGCTAATAGTCAGGGAAAGAGTATCATTAAAGTTACTTACAATGAAAAGGAAGCATATGGTCGACATTATGGTCCTGTTTCTAGGGTGAATGTGACTTATGTGGTTGTTAATGTTACAGATCAAAGTGCAGGGAATATAGATATAACCAATGATTTAACCAGTAGCTCTTATGATACCTACTATTTCTCTGAAGAAAACTACATTTTGCCATTATCAGTTGCTGCTGAAAATGCAACGTCGTTAAAAGTCTATTGCAATGGAACAGTGGTTTCAAAAGATGGAGAGAAGTATCCTTTGATATTAGAGAATCGTGCTAATATTATTGAAGTCGTTGCGAGTAATGGGGTTAATGAAAAATATTGGGCAAGAGTTATTGATGCTCGCAAAATTGAAGTGGATATTAATAATTTAAGTTCTCCTGGTCAACCTATCTTTCTGACGCATAAAGTTGAAGTTGGGTTTAGAGGAATTGTACTTCCATTACCTAAATTAGCAACATTTTATAACCCATGTACTAGCTTTGGTTTTGGATGGGGAGACGAAGATAAAACAAAGGTGATTTATTCTCTTGACAATAATGAAGTTATAAAAAGTAATGATCCTCAATTAGGTCAATATGCTTTAGCTGATCACAATAAAATCATATTTAATGTGAATAAGGTCGGTCGCATAGTCCTTTCGAATGGCCATATTAAAGAGTATTGGTGGGGTGAAGCCTTAGGTGAAGATAAAAAATATAAAGGAAAGATAAGTGCTGGTCTCGGTTCTCCAACGAGAAATGGAGATTTCTCTTTTTTCCCTGATATAACAATTGACGTTGCAGCGCCATATAGAAGTGTAACCTTCGAAGATATTGACCTTGAGGGAAAAGATCATACGATGGTCGCAACCCCAGAATCGTTTAAAGACTTTTCAAAAGTATATACTAGTGGTAGTTATTCTTTTAAACTATTTGCTAATGATATGAATCTTACTTTTCCTGTATGGTCAGGGCTTATTGTAACAAATAAATCTGATAATATAACTATTGGAGGTGTTGGTAATCAGCTTAATTCTGCTGCAGGTGGTGATGTTAGTGGTGTGGGTAATTATGGTGTAATATATTCAGCAAATAGTGGTGGAATGCCCCATTCTGATACAAAGGAGATCTCTTTTGAAGTAGATAAAGCACATGCCCCTCACCGTGTTCAAGGATGTTATGTAACAAACAATACATATGCAGTTCATTCAATGGGCTCTTTCCAAGATTTGATGGGTAATCATATTAAAAAGAACAATGCTTATTCACCTTTCTAA
- a CDS encoding alpha-L-fucosidase — MKKIVLTCTLFFATYVVFAQWKNKNYFVEQDQKVQQKLEAWKDLKLGFFVHWGAYSVEGLCESWPIVSEDVDWLTPHKDMQRFRDHYFNLPAQFNPTEFNPDHWAQLAKDMGAKYFIFTTKHHDGFTMWDTKQTDYKITNPKYPYANAKHADITASLFDAMRKKEMMIGAYISKPDWHHPQYWSPSFDAPTRNVNYKIKRHPDWWKQFTDFFYNQVEELMTQYGDVDILWLDGAWATKSNQDQDMKMDQVGEMCREHQPGILVVDRWIGGRWENYRTPEQHIPSESDMIPWESNMTVNCCFSYRFVDSPETKVKSSRELTHKLIDVVSKGGNFLLNLGASPKGWFNQKEVESVQGMGEWLKLNGKAIYCTRAIAPFSEANVRYTKAKDNSKVYAIVLLDEGEQMSKAMLPGCLVAKNATVKDVATGKKVKFSQQGNATLIDMPKKKGVSHYAVAFEISKVEKMAGKHFGKSQAAIDAENRNQ; from the coding sequence ATGAAAAAGATAGTTTTAACATGCACTCTGTTCTTCGCTACTTATGTAGTTTTTGCACAATGGAAAAACAAAAATTATTTTGTAGAACAAGATCAAAAAGTTCAACAGAAACTAGAAGCGTGGAAAGATCTAAAATTAGGTTTCTTTGTCCATTGGGGAGCATACTCCGTAGAAGGACTATGTGAGTCATGGCCTATAGTATCTGAAGACGTTGATTGGCTCACGCCACACAAAGACATGCAAAGATTCAGAGATCATTACTTTAATCTACCAGCTCAATTCAACCCAACTGAATTTAACCCCGACCATTGGGCGCAGTTAGCAAAAGATATGGGGGCCAAATACTTTATCTTTACAACCAAACATCACGATGGTTTTACCATGTGGGATACCAAACAAACCGATTACAAAATTACCAATCCCAAATATCCATATGCCAATGCGAAACACGCAGACATCACTGCTTCTCTATTTGATGCAATGCGAAAAAAAGAGATGATGATTGGGGCCTATATTTCAAAACCGGATTGGCACCACCCACAATATTGGTCTCCATCATTTGATGCACCAACACGCAATGTAAACTATAAAATCAAACGTCACCCTGATTGGTGGAAACAGTTCACTGACTTTTTCTACAATCAAGTAGAGGAGTTAATGACCCAATATGGTGATGTCGATATCCTATGGCTCGACGGGGCATGGGCAACAAAAAGCAACCAAGATCAAGACATGAAGATGGACCAAGTAGGCGAAATGTGTCGAGAACATCAACCAGGAATTCTTGTCGTCGATCGTTGGATTGGAGGTCGATGGGAAAACTACCGTACTCCCGAACAGCATATCCCCTCAGAATCAGACATGATACCATGGGAGAGCAATATGACAGTAAACTGTTGTTTCTCTTATCGATTTGTAGACAGCCCTGAAACCAAAGTAAAAAGCAGTAGAGAGTTAACCCATAAACTAATTGATGTGGTATCCAAAGGCGGAAATTTCCTATTAAACTTAGGCGCATCACCTAAGGGGTGGTTTAACCAGAAAGAGGTAGAATCCGTTCAAGGAATGGGTGAATGGTTAAAGCTAAATGGAAAAGCGATCTATTGTACACGTGCCATCGCTCCTTTTAGCGAAGCAAATGTACGCTATACTAAAGCCAAAGATAACAGTAAAGTGTATGCAATTGTTCTGCTAGACGAAGGAGAACAAATGTCCAAAGCAATGTTGCCAGGATGTTTGGTAGCCAAAAATGCTACCGTAAAGGATGTAGCCACAGGGAAGAAGGTGAAATTTTCACAACAAGGCAATGCTACTTTGATAGATATGCCAAAGAAAAAAGGAGTATCACATTATGCCGTAGCCTTTGAAATCTCTAAAGTAGAAAAAATGGCAGGCAAACATTTTGGAAAATCACAAGCTGCAATAGATGCAGAAAATAGAAATCAATAG